The genomic interval CAGGAGCAGAACCTGGAGCTCCTCTCCAGACTGAAGGCGGAGCTCAGAGATTAGGAGTTAGTTTGGCACGGGGCCGTCTCCAAACTCAGTTAGTGCAGGAAAAAGAAGCGGGGGGGGCATTAGTGAGGTTAGTTGGCGGCCGGCGGCCCCTGCCGGCTGTGATTCCCAAACTCCAAACCCGGGCTGCGGTTTCAGGTTTGGGTTCTTCAAAGGCTTCTCAGATGATCACAGTGGTTTCCAATTCAACTGGGGGGAATGTTTGAGGAATGAGCGAGAGCAGGATGACGACCCCCCCGAGTCCGGCCTCCCCCGTGGTTCGGTTCCCCCCGTCGGTCCACGTCGTCACGGTCAAGGTGTGGTTGGCCAAAAGTATCAAGATCCTGGAGGGGAAACCAGGAATGGTTAGAGAGGATCCTGACGGCAGGAAAGCCGAGCTCCGGGTGGACTCCTGCTCCGCCTTTTCTCATGCTCCGCCCACTCTCTTGGTCTGCCTTCCCTCATGCTCCTCCTACCGTCatgctcttcctcctctcatGCTCCACCTTCTCTTTTCGTATGCTCCGCCTCCTCTAATGCTCCGCCTCCTCTCATGCTCCACCTTCTCTTATACTCCGCCTGTTTGTATGCTCCGCCTCCTCTCATGCTCCACCTTCTCCTTTCGTATGCTCCGCCTCCTCTCATGCTCCACCTTCTCTTTTCGTATGCTCCGCCTCCTCTAATGCTCCACCTTCTCTTTTCGTATGCTCCGCCTCCTCTAATGCTCCGCCTCCTCTCATGCTCCACCTTCTCTTATACTCCGCCTGTTTGTATGCTCCGCCTCCTCTCATGCTCCACCTCCTCTGATGCTCCACCTTCTCTTTGTATGCTCCGCCTCCTCTCATGCTCCACCTTCTCTTTTCGTATGCTCCGCCTCCTCTCATGCTCCACCTTTTCCTTTCGTATGCTCCGCCTCCTCTCATGGTCCACTTGCTCTTTTCGTATGCTCCGCCTCCTCTCATGCTCCGCCTTCTCTACACAAAACCCTTCCCAGAAggatttctgtcttttcttacACAGTAACGACTAGAATGAAACCAACCTCCTACACGaacatttatccttttttaccAGAACTATTTGAAACACTGAAGgattttgaagagttctaccTTGAATGATGACAGATGTCCTACAGATGATTCTGTTTCCTACTGTTTTGCTGTTAATGAACGGTTGCCAGGCAACAGCAGCTTTCATCTGTCCTCCTCAggaaaataaaacgttttcaTTCTATGTATAGAAATGTTCTTGCTGGACACATTCTGATGCTCCTGAACCTTTACGAAGCTTCAACAGATCCAGGTGGAAAATTTGGCTGCAgtttcaacaaaaatgtgttttttaaatctgtgaagCAGAAATTAATTCaggtaaatttttaaaaaactgatgaaTCAGGATCTAATCaggaagttgacctaaatttataGCAGATTTATAACATGTTTTTCCTCTAAATAACATTTCAGAATAATCCTATTCAATATAAAGAAAAGAATCACAGGgaagaaaatataaacagattttcttttagaGACATTTTCAAACCGACGTATAGTTCTTATGTTTATGGTTTTGGACAGAgctgtgatttttcttttaacccaaatcttttcatgtttaaaattaaCAGGGTTtaagaaaagttacatttatccaggtgtttatatataaattacatttttaatcgtTTAAAAAACGATtatgtttttctgtcacttaCTTTGAGTCAGAAAAGGCTGAGCAGGAGAAACGGAGCAGCTGGCTTCACTTGATTCCTGTTTccaagtttcttcttttttgttaaagtcGTTATCATTTGTACAAAAGTAGCAAATTTAAATGGTTCAGGAATTCAAGTTTCGTTTCTTAACtgaataaaatcctttttttatctaAACCACAACAAACATTTATCTACAGAAATACTCCAGGATTTATCCTGAACGCGTCTGGAGCAGGTGGAGCATCAGGCTCCTCCCCGTCCTCCTCCTGACCTCACAGGTCCAGCAGGAGCGtacctggatctgaaggagcgtacctggatctgaaggagcgtacctggatctgaaggagcgtacctggatctgaaggagcgtacctggatctgaaggagcgtacctggatctgaaggagcgtacctggatctgaaggagcgtacctggatctgaaggagcgtacctggatctgaaggagcgtacctggatctgaaggagcgtacctggatctgaaggagcgtacctggatctgaaggagcgtacctggatctgaaggagcgtacctggatctgaaggagcgtacctggatctgaaggagcgtacctggatctgaaggagcgtacctggatctgaaggagcgtacctggatctgaaggagcgtacctggatctgaaggagcgtacctggatctgaaggagcgtacctggatctgaaggagcgtacctggatctgaaggagcgtacctggatctgaaggagcgtacctggatctgaaggagcgtacctggatctgaaggagcgtacctggatctgaaggagcgtacctggatctgaaggagcgtacctggatctgaaggagcgtacctggatctgaaggagcgtacctggatctgaaggagcgtacctggatctgaaggagcgtacctggatctgaaggagcgtacctggatctgaaggagcgtacctggatctgaaggagcgtacctggatctgaaggagcgtacctggatctgaaggagcgtacctggatctgaaggagcgtacctggatctgaaggagcgtacctggatctgaaggagcgtacctggatctgaaggagcgtacctggatctgaaggagcgtacctggatctgaaggagcgtacctggatctgaaggagcgtacctggatctgaaggagcgtacctggatctgaaggagcgtacctggatctgaaggagcgtacctggatctgaaggagcgtacctggatctgaaggagcgtacctggatctgaaggagcgtacctggatctgaaggagcgtacctggatctgaaggagcgtacctggatctgaaggagcgtacctggatctgaaggagcgtacctggatctgaaggagcgtacctggatctgaaggagcgtacctggatctgaaggagcgtacctggatctgaaggagcgtacctggatctgaaggagcgtacctggatctgaaggagcgtacctggatctgaaggagcgtacctggatctgaaggagcgtacctggatctgaaggagcgtacctggatctgaaggagcgtacctggatctgaaggagcgtacctggatctgaaggagcgtacctggatctgaaggagcgtacctggatctgaaggagcgtacctggatctgaaggagcgtacctggatctgaaggagcgtacctggatctgaaggagcgtacctggatctgaaggagcgtacctggatctgaaggagcgtacctggatctaaaggagcgtacctggatctaaaggagcgtacctggatctgaaggagcTCCGGTCCGCGGCGGGTCTCATCTGAagctcttctgctgctgcatcagcCCCACGTTCTCGTAGACTCTGGAGCTGTCGTCCCTCATCCTGACAAACCAAACACACGTGAGCCGGCCGGAAGACGCCGAGGAGGCGGGACTTAGTGCAGGTGCCACTCACTCTGTGCAGGTgggggtggggaggggggtgCAGGGTGTCAGGGGGCCCTGCTCGCCGGCGGTCAGGTCAGACAGCGAGTACTTGATGTTGGTGTACTCCCGCCCTTTAATCTTGCTCTtctgcagagaggaggaggagggttgGAGTCTGGAAGGAGGAGGTGCAGAAGCCGACGCCCACTGCTCACCTGCTCCTCCTCGATGCGCCGCTGCAGAGTTTCTATGTAGTGCTTCACAGCCATGTAGATGAAGCGGTACTGCGCCTCCGTCTGCACCATCCCCGAGCGCTTGGAGCGAACCATCTGGATGGTCTTCGGCACGTCCATGTCGCAGTCCACGCCTGCAGGTGACCGCAAAGAACGCCACGATTAGCACAGCAGCAGAACGGGCGCGCTTTCTGCAGACGCCAAATCGATTCATTACAAATGCAAATACGAGagaattaacattaaaaactacaacatttgttctgagctaaaaataaacatcacaaaaacaagatgaaaaTAAGTTCCTTCATGTGAGAATATTTACTTTCTGATTGATTTCAGTCGCTccatcagtttttaaaaactgtttatacTTTTTGTCCCACagaacgaaagaaaaaaaactatttcagaggaattttccttcaaatatttaagtctaaattaaagtaaaaaaaatattaaactacaTTTACAGTAAAGTTAAAGGAAGTTAAAGGAAACTAAGAGTAAAGTTAAGTAAAGTTATGTTGAAGTAGAAGTAAAGTtaagtaaagtaaaagtaaagttaAGTGAAGTTATGtttaagtaaaagtaaagttaTGTTaagtaaagttattttaaagtaaaagtaaagttattttaaagtaaaagtaaagttattttaataaatttaagtAAGAGTAAagttatattaaattaaaagcaaaagttaAGTAAACTTATGTAAAGTTAAAGTAAGGTAAAGTTAAGATACGTTCAGTAAATGTAATATAATGTAAAGTGAAGTAAAAGTGtagtaaagtaaaagtaaagtaGAATTTTAAGTGAGGttaaagttaagttaaatttaataaacataaacttaaagttaagTTACAGCGAGGTCAAATAGAGTACAGTAAAAGTATTACAGTCAGTGAAGTCTTGTTAGTATTCGCAGTAAAACGCAGACGTTGGTTTCAGTCGGAGGAAATCTTGCAGAAAGTTCTGTCGGTTTCTCTCTCACCTTTTTCTCGGATCACGTCTATCAAGATGTCGATGACGATGAAGGTTCCGGTCCGACCGATCCCCGCACTGaggacagaaccagaaccactgAGCGGCTGTTCATCAGCTTCCTCCCCCACACGTTCCGCCGCCGTTACCTGCAGTGAACCACGATCGGACCGGCCTCCACGATGCTCTCCTGCTTCAGGTTGACCTCCTCTAAGAAGTCCAGGACTCCACCCGGGTCGGCGGGGACGCCGTGGTCCGGCCAGGCTCGGAAGTGGTACTGCCACACCGTGCGTTCTGTGTTTCCCTGAAAACAGCGTGGACCCGGATGAAGGTTTCTGAGGAGACAGTGGCTCTGCCCACCGCGTCTGCCGCGCCGCGCCGCTCACCTGCCCCACTTTGGACAGCTTCAGCTCCCGGAGGATGTAGTCGTGCGCAGACGTCTCCCTCACATTACGGACCCGCATGGCGCCGTACTCTTTCAGCGCCGACACGTCGGGCCAGTACTTCACACACTTGCTCTGTCAGGACAGTTATTCACGGGTGAAGAAAAGGAGCAAAccaccacagaagaagaagacgaagGTCTGCTGGCCTCCTGACCTTTCCTCTTTCCACCTCTTTGGTCGTCATGACGATGACCCGCGAGTTCTCCTGAAACACCATCCTCCAGAAGTCACTGATGGTGTTCTGCAGGCAGCCCTGAGTAGCGATGTAGCTCTTCTTCAGCTTGTTACTGTTGCACTTCAAGTCCAGCTCCGGCTGCAGacatccagaaccagaaccgctCAGGTGGCTGCGCAGACAGCTGCGCAGACGGCTGCGCAGTTCCAGATTAGAGAGGAAGACTCACCATGATGATGTTGGCGTTGATGTAGTCGGAGCCGGGCTCGTTGGGGTCTCCGTCGTTCAGCACCACCCGCGTGTGGTCGACTGCAAACACAAAGAGGAGAtgagaaaggggcggagccgAGCGGCATGGAGTGGAAGCGGCGCCGCAGGTCCTCACAGGGCAGGATGTTCTTGTATCggttcttgtttttgttctccGGTCTCTGTCCCTCCTTACGGCTGTACAGCAGTTTACACTCCTGCTGCTGCAACGTCTGCACGAGAACAGAAACGGCTTTATCACCTGCGGTCCACCTGCATGCTGCAAACGCTCTCTACAGGAAACGGCTCCAAACGTCCGCTacgctttcaaaataagagttttctGAAATCATGACGATATCTGCGCATTGAACCAAGAATTATAGTGAATGTGGAGCGCTTAAGTGATTTCAGAATAGAAAGCACACCTGATGTgatttcagagtaaaagcacACTAGATgtaatttcagaataaaagctcacTAAATTTAATTTCAGAATGAAAGCACACGAGATGTGACTTCAGAGTAAAAAACACTAGAAatgattttacagtaaaagcaCACAAGATgtaattttcagaataaaagcacattAGATGTGAATTCAGAGTAAAAGCAGGAGACTCGTCTTTTTCAGAACACTCACCTCAAACTCCTCCCAGAAGCCCTGCTTCACCTTGTCTGTGGCCTCCGCCAGTTTACTGAGCTCACGCACGCGACTTTCTATCTCCGCCGCGTTGATGCGCGTCGTGTTGAGCGGCTgcagaagacaaaaacatttactagAAAGGTCAAGAACTACAACCCCAGATTGAAACATGAAGAAACAGAGAATCTAGAgtagaataaaacaaagagacTTGTATAAAAATAGACTTTAGAGTTTCTTTTCTGTTCTGATGTTCACAGACATTTACATATAATTATATCAAAGACAGTTGGTTGTTTCAGGTTAGTTTTTTCAAAGTGATGTGAATGAAAGGCAGGACTCTACTGATGGAGAGCAGAGAAACAAAAGGTCTGGATACAGACTACTTCTGtccatttaaatgcaaataaatttatgctttttcattttcggTTTTCTGTCCATTTATTACGTCTGTAAGGTATTGAGACATTGATTGATGTTGTATTTAAAGAAACTGAGGCAGGAAGAGGTCAAACGTACCTGAAGTCTGCATGTAAACAGACATTTACctaaacttctgtcacatttagCCAATCAAATATTAACTTCTCTTTATACTGAGAATCCAGCTGTTCAGTCTcacgtttccatggaaaccgtCGGGTGGAGTGAGACTTCCAGACCTGTTTGAGCTGCAGCACGGTGCCCAGCGTCTCCACCATGGGGTTCTTCTTGTAGTGCTCCACCAGGTCTGTGAGGGAGTCGAACTTCTCGCCGCCGCCCACGTCGTACTTCAGGTCGTGCTGCAGGACGACAGTACGGGGACACTGGATACAAACTCCATACAAAGCAGGCTCGTTACAGTTCTGCTTCCAGAAGGCAGCGTGGATGGAGAAcggtctccatggcaaccatgtGAGACTGCTTATGATTTCATTAAATATTCACTAATGATTGTCTCTATTTCACTCCTGTTAAAACTAACATGATAATTCAGAAAGAAATGTTTACAGACTAATCTCAGGATCAGATCATTGCTGCTCTGGGATTATTCTgtctgattaaataaaaacaacttgtagAATCAGAAGATGACGGGACACTCGGCCTGAACGTAGAAGGGCTCGGTGACCTGGTTGTGGCCCAGGTGAGTCCGCTCACCTGACAGCGGATCATGACGTGGGTGACTTTGGGTTTGCCGTCGCTGCTGTCCGTCTTGTCGTCTCCGGTGCGGACGGACAGGACGAAGTCGCCCGGATGGCTCTGGCTCTCCCTCACCAGGAAGCTGCCGTTCTTGCCCTTCTCCGTCAGCAGCTTCTCCGCCTCCCTCCCCGACAGGTGACCGTGGAACCACCTGCAGAGGGGCCCGCTGGTCAGGAGGAAGCTGGATTCCCGAACCCGTGAGTCGGAGGCGCTCACCTCTCCGACGTGGGGTCGGCACAGTTGAGCGGGTACTTGAGCTCGATGACGTCGCCGTTCTTCTCCTTCAGCTGCCCGTGATGCTCCATGTAATACTGCACCAGCTCCGCCAGCGTGGCGAACTTCTCCCCGCCGTACAGGTCGTAGAAGTCGCCCGTGTTCTGGATCTTGATGTGGGTGACGGCGCCATTTCGcctggaaaacacaaaactttagtGGAGTCTCTTGGTTTTATTGTTAGATTTGTGGGTTTTTAGGTCAGTCCGAGACAGattctgacttaaaaaaacattttaaagtttatttaagtgtaataaagaaagtcattaaaacaaaatggatCACTTTTGCtgcaatttcaacatttttttacattttttgtttcactggAACATTTCAAACTTCCAACAGGGGAAAATTACCgaaaatgttttatatacaagacttttcaaaataaaacaagctatAAAACAATATGAGTCAGACAgaacaaaatgattttgttaTTGTTATATTTCAATAAAGCAAACTTTCATCTCagtagaaaataataaagtcaattttttcataaattgaaCAGATTCTTCATTAAGATTTAGAGTTTTTGCCGTATTTTAGCTCCAAAAATGGCCACATCTGTATAAATGTACATATTAAATATAGAAATGAAACTTCAAATGAATAGAGTCGTGTGCATTATATAGTTCACCGGCGCCACCCGCTCTGCTGCTCACGTTTGAACATGTCCAGTCAGAGCAGCAGgtgacaaattcatgaaaataaatactttcctcaaaatggcggcttttctgttggttggtctccatagcaaccattttaacTTTTGGTCGTCTGGGGGTGACAAACGActcaatgtcatttttagacgAATCAGCTAAAGTAAGCTTTTGGGTTTCCTTAGCGACGGAGTTCCTTTTgataaccacgcccacattgctaatatgttcatattgtatGTTAAGTCTTTTCATTCAGTTGAAGTCGTATTTTgaattttcacattattttggtaaaaaaaataacttcttgaACGTTTTTGAACGTTTGCTTCTCGATCAAATCATGAACTCACGTCCAGGAATATAAACTTATATAAGCATTGTACAGAAATATGAGACAAAAGACCAGAATCTCCTGCGTCCGAACAGTTTCTTTCTTAGCAGACAGACGACAGCTGAGTCACGGTGAGTGACGGCAGGAAGTGCAAAAGCAGAAGCTGAGCGGATCCTGAGGTTTGGCGGCAGCGTGACGCTGTTACAGCCGAGGACACGGAC from Oryzias melastigma strain HK-1 linkage group LG12, ASM292280v2, whole genome shotgun sequence carries:
- the ptpn11a gene encoding tyrosine-protein phosphatase non-receptor type 11 — encoded protein: MTSRRWFHPNITGVEAENLLLTRGVDGSFLARPSKSNPGDFTLSVRRNGAVTHIKIQNTGDFYDLYGGEKFATLAELVQYYMEHHGQLKEKNGDVIELKYPLNCADPTSERWFHGHLSGREAEKLLTEKGKNGSFLVRESQSHPGDFVLSVRTGDDKTDSSDGKPKVTHVMIRCQHDLKYDVGGGEKFDSLTDLVEHYKKNPMVETLGTVLQLKQPLNTTRINAAEIESRVRELSKLAEATDKVKQGFWEEFETLQQQECKLLYSRKEGQRPENKNKNRYKNILPFDHTRVVLNDGDPNEPGSDYINANIIMPELDLKCNSNKLKKSYIATQGCLQNTISDFWRMVFQENSRVIVMTTKEVERGKSKCVKYWPDVSALKEYGAMRVRNVRETSAHDYILRELKLSKVGQGNTERTVWQYHFRAWPDHGVPADPGGVLDFLEEVNLKQESIVEAGPIVVHCSAGIGRTGTFIVIDILIDVIREKGVDCDMDVPKTIQMVRSKRSGMVQTEAQYRFIYMAVKHYIETLQRRIEEEQKSKIKGREYTNIKYSLSDLTAGEQGPLTPCTPLPTPTCTEMRDDSSRVYENVGLMQQQKSFR